From the genome of Candidatus Aenigmatarchaeota archaeon, one region includes:
- the lysS gene encoding lysine--tRNA ligase → MHWADSFAKEITETRQKDRFVVESGITPSGIVHIGNAREIMTQYFVHRALLDLGRKSTFQYVWDDFDRFRKVPSGVPESFGAHLGLPVSRVPDPFGCHKTYADHYKEGLVKELKLIGVETEFISAAELYGKCKFAENIKTALEKTEEIKKVLNAARAEVLTPEWLPVTVYCEKCGKDNTKVKYPGGYEIEYSCECGFSNKIDFRKVGIVKLKWRVDWPSRWAYFGVDFESAGKDHMASGGSWDTGTLISKEVFGYEPPVGTMYEFIYLKGQEEKMSKSKGNVATLTTLLEIYEPEVVRFMYTQRLKKAVFVPFDTDIYSIYDSFDCAEKGHYGLAESEDETKRRYELSRLENYERCPVRISFSELVNLLQTVSPDKLQDQAEALLKQKDSQADFSDLGRALSRMDKARFWLENYAPKDMQLSLIEEPVSLDEPQKLLLKQIAENIIGLDGEEEILNVTYETIKSAGLKPKEMFTFLYRTLIGKDRGPRFGVLVLILGREKVVERLRELSECQ, encoded by the coding sequence ATGCACTGGGCAGACAGTTTTGCAAAGGAAATAACCGAAACCCGCCAGAAAGACCGTTTTGTCGTAGAGAGCGGGATTACTCCCTCAGGGATAGTTCACATAGGAAATGCAAGGGAGATAATGACTCAGTATTTTGTGCATAGGGCGCTTTTGGACCTTGGAAGAAAGTCCACTTTCCAGTATGTGTGGGATGATTTTGACAGGTTTAGAAAGGTTCCAAGCGGCGTGCCTGAAAGCTTTGGGGCGCATCTGGGCCTTCCTGTCTCAAGGGTTCCTGACCCTTTTGGCTGCCACAAGACGTACGCTGACCACTACAAGGAGGGCCTTGTAAAGGAGCTAAAACTAATCGGAGTCGAGACAGAGTTTATTTCTGCAGCGGAGCTTTATGGAAAGTGCAAGTTTGCCGAGAACATAAAGACTGCGCTTGAAAAGACCGAGGAGATAAAGAAGGTTCTTAATGCCGCAAGGGCTGAAGTCCTGACGCCTGAATGGCTCCCAGTCACCGTTTACTGCGAAAAGTGCGGAAAAGACAACACTAAGGTAAAATACCCCGGAGGATATGAAATAGAATATTCCTGCGAGTGCGGGTTTTCAAACAAGATTGACTTCAGGAAGGTTGGAATTGTAAAGCTCAAGTGGAGGGTGGACTGGCCTTCTAGGTGGGCTTATTTTGGAGTTGATTTCGAGAGCGCAGGGAAAGACCACATGGCATCGGGCGGCTCCTGGGACACAGGCACTCTCATCTCGAAGGAAGTTTTTGGCTACGAGCCGCCTGTCGGCACAATGTACGAGTTTATCTACCTTAAGGGGCAGGAGGAGAAGATGAGCAAGTCCAAGGGAAATGTGGCAACTCTCACCACGCTTCTTGAGATTTACGAGCCGGAAGTTGTGCGGTTCATGTACACACAGCGGCTCAAAAAGGCGGTTTTCGTGCCTTTTGACACGGATATTTATTCAATCTATGACTCCTTTGACTGCGCCGAAAAGGGGCACTATGGCCTTGCAGAGTCAGAAGACGAAACCAAGAGGAGGTACGAGCTTAGCCGGCTTGAAAACTACGAGCGCTGCCCTGTGCGGATTTCGTTTTCTGAGCTGGTAAACTTACTCCAGACAGTCTCCCCAGACAAGCTTCAGGACCAGGCAGAAGCGCTCCTGAAGCAGAAAGACAGCCAGGCAGACTTCTCAGACCTGGGCAGGGCACTTTCTCGCATGGACAAGGCGAGATTCTGGCTTGAAAACTACGCGCCTAAAGACATGCAGCTTTCGCTTATTGAGGAGCCGGTTTCTCTTGACGAGCCGCAAAAGCTTCTCCTGAAGCAAATCGCCGAAAACATAATCGGGCTTGACGGGGAAGAAGAGATTTTGAACGTCACTTACGAGACGATAAAGTCCGCGGGCCTCAAGCCAAAAGAAATGTTTACTTTCCTATACCGCACCCTGATAGGCAAGGACCGGGGTCCCCGGTTTGGAGTCCTTGTCCTGATACTTGGTCGGGAAAAGGTTGTCGAGCGGCTAAGGGAACTTTCCGAGTGCCAGTAA
- the speB gene encoding agmatinase, which yields MEEKLNFAGLTGEYSELEKAKIVILPVPFDKTSFWLRGWTEGSEKGPEAIIKASQYMELYDIETDFSVCEKGIYTAEPIGADSSKELVETVEAEVARLSSKGKFTVILGGEHTVSIGAIRAHAKQGVLTVVQLDAHTDLRDEYNEDPLSHASVMARAREVADIVQVGIRSMDDTELEKTETGKIFYAKDLWNTESWIEEAVRSAGQKVYVTIDLDVFDTGIMPSTGSPEPGGLQWYQVLKFLKRLAEEKEIVGFDLVELSPNPQNKAPDFLAAKLVYAFLSYIFCRRE from the coding sequence ATGGAAGAAAAACTCAACTTTGCAGGGCTTACCGGAGAATATTCTGAGCTGGAAAAAGCCAAGATTGTAATTCTTCCCGTTCCGTTTGATAAGACCAGCTTTTGGCTTCGGGGCTGGACAGAGGGCTCTGAAAAAGGTCCTGAGGCGATAATCAAGGCCTCCCAGTACATGGAGCTTTACGACATCGAGACGGATTTTTCAGTTTGTGAAAAGGGAATTTATACAGCCGAGCCGATTGGTGCGGATAGTTCAAAAGAGCTTGTGGAAACAGTTGAAGCTGAAGTGGCGCGGCTTTCTTCAAAGGGCAAGTTTACTGTGATTCTTGGAGGCGAGCACACCGTGAGCATCGGCGCGATAAGGGCTCACGCAAAACAGGGCGTCCTGACGGTTGTCCAGCTTGACGCCCACACGGACCTGAGGGACGAATACAATGAAGATCCCTTAAGCCACGCCAGCGTGATGGCAAGGGCAAGGGAAGTTGCAGATATTGTTCAGGTTGGAATCCGGAGCATGGATGACACGGAACTCGAAAAAACGGAAACCGGAAAAATCTTCTACGCCAAAGACCTCTGGAATACTGAGAGCTGGATTGAAGAGGCAGTCAGGTCCGCAGGGCAGAAGGTCTATGTGACAATTGATTTGGACGTTTTTGACACAGGAATCATGCCTTCGACGGGCTCTCCCGAGCCGGGCGGGCTCCAGTGGTACCAAGTTCTTAAGTTCTTAAAGCGGCTCGCCGAGGAAAAAGAAATTGTGGGGTTTGACCTTGTTGAGCTTTCGCCAAATCCTCAGAACAAGGCGCCCGATTTCCTGGCAGCAAAGCTGGTATATGCTTTCCTAAGCTATATTTTTTGCAGGCGGGAGTAG
- a CDS encoding aminopeptidase produces the protein MAYQPPQKILDKYADLLVNFALGGGKGVKPGEVVFLQVPECAKPMLAPLQRAVLKAKAHAIIQYLPEGISRDFFEIGSEKQFTYFPKKFMKSRVDTIDHNISIISETNPHELEGINPKKIMARQNAWKPYLDWINEKENKKKFTWTLALYGTEGMAKEAKMTLKEYWAEIIKACYLDNPNPIKKWKEISAEVNRIKSKLDKLKIKKVRVEARGTDLTIGIGKKRKWCGCEGRNIPSFEIYTSPDCRDINGHISFNVPLYRFGNLIKDIQLDIEHGKIVRAKAKQGEKFLKEMIKTPGGDHIGEFSMTDKRLSRITKYMATTLFDENVGGKFGNSHLALGKSLWNTYDGDLSKTSKGALMKLGFNDSPIHVDIFNTENRKVTATLEGGKEVVIYKDGKFQV, from the coding sequence ATGGCTTACCAACCGCCCCAAAAAATTCTAGACAAATACGCTGATTTATTGGTAAATTTTGCGCTGGGTGGAGGAAAAGGTGTAAAGCCGGGGGAAGTAGTATTCCTTCAGGTGCCTGAATGCGCTAAGCCCATGCTTGCCCCACTTCAGAGGGCGGTCCTCAAGGCAAAAGCGCATGCGATAATCCAGTACCTGCCTGAAGGCATTTCGAGGGATTTTTTTGAGATAGGAAGCGAAAAGCAGTTCACATATTTCCCAAAAAAATTTATGAAGTCGCGAGTCGATACAATAGACCACAACATAAGCATTATTTCTGAAACAAATCCGCATGAGCTTGAGGGAATAAACCCGAAAAAGATAATGGCCCGGCAGAATGCCTGGAAACCGTACCTGGACTGGATTAACGAAAAGGAAAACAAAAAGAAATTCACCTGGACTCTTGCACTCTATGGTACAGAAGGCATGGCAAAGGAGGCTAAAATGACCCTTAAGGAGTATTGGGCGGAGATCATAAAAGCATGCTACCTTGACAATCCAAATCCAATAAAGAAATGGAAGGAAATCTCGGCAGAGGTCAACAGAATAAAAAGCAAGCTGGATAAGCTCAAGATAAAAAAAGTCAGAGTCGAGGCCAGAGGAACAGACCTGACCATTGGAATCGGAAAAAAGCGCAAGTGGTGTGGCTGCGAAGGAAGAAACATTCCAAGCTTCGAGATCTATACAAGCCCCGACTGCAGAGACATAAACGGACACATATCCTTCAATGTTCCGCTTTACAGATTTGGAAATCTCATTAAAGATATCCAGCTCGACATTGAACACGGGAAAATCGTAAGGGCAAAAGCAAAGCAAGGAGAAAAATTCCTGAAAGAAATGATAAAAACGCCTGGAGGAGACCACATCGGAGAGTTTTCCATGACTGACAAGAGACTTTCAAGAATCACAAAATATATGGCAACCACCCTATTTGACGAAAATGTTGGAGGAAAATTTGGGAATTCTCACTTAGCTCTTGGAAAATCCCTATGGAACACCTATGACGGCGACCTGTCAAAAACCTCTAAAGGTGCGCTAATGAAGCTTGGCTTCAATGATTCCCCAATTCACGTAGACATCTTCAACACAGAAAACAGAAAAGTCACCGCAACGCTCGAAGGTGGAAAAGAAGTCGTAATTTACAAAGACGGAAAATTCCAAGTCTGA
- a CDS encoding ferredoxin:thioredoxin reductase has translation MKNYEAYADEEGIRLNPNKVIVEAVIRRLVHNENIYGCAYCPCRKVTGKKAEDKKIICPCIFHRDEIREKGHCHCMLFVR, from the coding sequence ATGAAAAATTATGAAGCTTATGCTGACGAGGAGGGAATCCGGCTCAACCCAAACAAGGTAATCGTCGAGGCGGTAATCCGGCGGCTCGTCCATAACGAAAATATTTACGGCTGCGCCTATTGCCCCTGCCGGAAAGTCACCGGAAAAAAGGCGGAAGACAAGAAAATTATCTGCCCCTGCATATTTCACAGGGACGAAATCCGGGAAAAAGGCCATTGCCACTGCATGCTGTTTGTAAGGTGA